ACAGTTGTTTATctcccatggtctctgcatctttGAAGAATGCATTATTCATCCCTAGGGGAATGTTTTAACGTGAGATTTGCCTCCCCGTTTCCCTCTGCATTGTAAGTGTTGTCGGCCCCTCATCAGGCCGTTTGCTTTCCTCACTATCTGCCTGTGCATTAATAGGAATCTGTTGGAGGTATGATGTAAAACTGACAgacccagccgggcgtggtggcgcatgcctttaatcccagcacttgggaggcagaggcaggcagatttctgagtttgaggccagcctggtctacagagtgagttccaggacagccagggctacacagagaaaccctgtcttgaaaaaaccaaaacaaagaaacaaacaaacaaacaaaaaaacatcaaaaaaaccCTGACAGGCCTTTAGCTCTCCTGGGCCCTAGTACAGTGCTCTGTAGGGATGGCACGAGGGAGCTCCTCCCCCATGTTGCTTTGGGAATTATAGATATACCATTTTTTTCCTGTCCCTAATTTTGGATTCCCAGCAAGACTTTGCTTGTCTGCTAGAACTTCCCCTGAACACAGTCAAAGAATCTGAGGTCTAGAAATGCAGTCAGGATTTGTCTGTCTTTTCAGGCGGTGGCCTACAGTTAAGTTTCCTCAGTTCTAATCTAGCAAACCGTCTTTGGCTCCTTTTATTTGTGGTGGTGGATAGGGTGGTTATCTGTCCACAGGCCTTGCTCAAGGTAGGCAAGTGGGTAAGCCACACTCAGATGATCATACTCGTAATTGTCAAAAGCTGGCCATCTTGTTCGGTCTGTagtaaataaaaaggaattttatgTTAAGGGATTTGCGGGCAGCATGCGGGTTCTACAGAGTGAAGGGTGTTCTGGGTCTCTTGTAGGAGGACAAAGACTCTGATTCTGCCAAAGAGCCATTGGATGATCTCTTCCCAAATGACGAGGACGAACCAGGACAAGGAAGTGAGTTGCAAGGGTGTGGCCGTGTCATTAAATGTGGAGTGGTGTGGAGCTGCTTCCTCTCTGGGGACAGTCCTGTCCTAGCATGCTTAGCTTGTGAGACCgctacatatttatatttactcaCTCGAAGTCTCACATGGTAACCCAgggtggccttttttttttttttttaagattaaaaatttttattttgtgcgtATGAGTatttcatttgcatgtatgtatatgtactagGTGGGtgtctggtgcctacagaggtcagaagagggtggcagagcccctagaaatggaattacagctggttgtgagctgccatgtgcgtgctgggaactgagccccaGTCCTGTGCAGGAGCAGTAAGTGTGGCTCTTAACCTGTGAACTCTTTCCCATCCGGGACCCGAGGCTCTCCGTTCTTGTGCCTCATCCTCTCTAACtgtgggattataggtgtgtgccaccatacctgggaGATTGCCTCTGTCTTTCCCAACTTTAAAGTAGTTAGTGTGAGGTGGGATGTTAGTTAGTATGTGGGCGGGGGCCTCTGCAGGGTTAAAGAAGTCAGAGGACctaccctttccttcctcccttggaGGAATCCTGTGGTAGGGTCAGTCCGCAGCACACTGCTCCTGACAGGCTGTTTCTCTTGGCTTGCTCATGGGTCCCCAGGAGACTATGGGCTAGCATATGCACTGACTGGCACTGGGTGTTGTCCGTGTGTTAGCCAGTCTGTCCTAACCACGGCCATGTTCCTTCTCTGCAGTCCAGCAGCAACATAGCAGTGCTGCAGCCGCCGCCCAGCAGGGCGGCTACGAGATCCCTGCAAGGCTGCGCACGCTCCACAACTTGGTGATCCAGTATGCTTCGCAGGGGCGTTATGAGGTGGCGGTGCCACTCTGCAAGCAGGCCCTGGAAGACCTGGAGAAGACTTCCGGCCACGACCACCCCGATGTGGCCACCATGCTCAACATCCTGGCCCTGGTGTACAGGCTAGTCCTTGGGTTACTGCATTGAACTTTCTGAGAGGCAGAGTGTTTCACAAGCCTCTACGAAACAGCTTTCCAGCCTTCCTGTCTGCTTCAGCAGTTAGTCTGGAATGTTCAGCCAGCTTGGCGGCAGGGCTCTCGCAGGACCAGAGCAGGTGCTCTCTGTAGCTCCTGGACCAGCTCTGCCTGAGTAACCATTTGCCCTCTGCACTGACCAACTCAGTCACTTTGACttctttaaaatcaattttattttatgtgtgtgcttgtttggcctgcgtgtgtctgtgtaaatACAGGAAAACCACTCACACACTTAATATAAAAAATTTCCTCCTTAGGATAACCTCCTGAAACAGGTTCTCTTTTAAAGCTCTGATGGTTCTTCCCAACTGCTCTGTAGAGGGGTGGTGCCCCTGTGCTCCTGCCACGCTGCCCCTGTGCGGACAGTGttggttcttccttccttcctctcagggagggagggaggtgtttCACTGTGCCTTTCCTTAAGCCGATATTTAAAGTCATCTGCACTCTCCTTGGAATTAGGGATTTACAGTGCTCttaaattttcacttttaatctAAATTTCCTGGTGGGCTTCAGCCTCACTGTGTTGGGCCTGATCCTTGGTCCCCGTCTAAGCAGGTCTAGGGCAGGTCTGAGTCTTTACAGACATCTGGCTTCAGCTGACTCCTGCTGGCAGAGAATCTGTCTGACCTACCCATAGACTCTGTCTGTCCACTTCTCTGGACTGCATCGATAGGCCAGCACTGCAGtcaaaattgcattttaaaaagattcagGCTGACTTTTGTGGTGGAGTAAATTCTTTGTATGCCTGAACCCCaggggttcagttctcagtatcAGTAATGGCTTATTAACTAACTAGACTGGTGGAGTTGGTGATTGACCTTTAGCTGAACGAGGACTGTGTGTTTCGGTTTAGGGATCAGAACAAGTATAAAGACGCAGCTAACCTCCTGAACGACGCCCTGGCTATCCGCGAGAAAACCCTGGGCAGAGATCACCCTGCGGTGTGTATGCCCTCTCCTTCCAGGCCTTTACAGCTTATTTTCCCCAATACATTTTTGTCCAGCTCATCCCAATGACGAGCTCAACGGGGAGGGTCTGAGAGCCACCTTGTCCCAGATGGTACCATACGGTAGGGCCTGCTCAGGTAGTGACACTCACATCTTCGGGTCCCCTCTGATTTGTCAAGTCACCTCCTCAGATCACTGGCTCACTTCACTTTGATCCAGAATCAAGGTGCATGACCTCTAGATTTGTTCTTAAGAATCTGTGCTGTCTTTATGTGTCTGGTCAGATGTGCACAGAGATCTGATTTGGTTGGCTTTGTGGCTTCCAGAAATTGAAGAATCAAGACCACGGTGATTGTTTAGTTTCAGTGATGCATTTTGTAGTGAGTCCCTCTGATCTGCCGAGTGTCACCATGCATGTGGGAGGATCTGGGACTCTCCTCATGGCCGCTCTTACACTGGTTCCTTGTGGCCTTCTGTCTTGGCAGGTGGCAGCAACTCTGAACAACCTAGCAGTACTGTACGGTAAGCGGGGGAAGTACAAGGAGGCGGAGCCGCTGTGTAAACGAGCCCTGGAGATCAGGGAGAAGGTGAGGGGCAGCTGCACTTCTTCTTCACTGGATTTAGTTCCTCCCTccgtttctgtctctgtctctctgtctctgtctctctgtctctttcgaGGGGAATTACATCATTTTAAGGTTTGAGAACCGAGCACAGTgatatgttattatttattatttgcttaCTGAGAGTAACTCCCAGAAAGGCAGAAAGTGGCTTCCTGTGTTCAGCCTTGCTCTTGCTGTTGACAAGAAAAGTTCTGAGTAGCAGGGGGAAGTGCTGCAGTCTCTATATTCACTGATGGTGTGTTTTTGTCATTAAAGATATTTCAGTTTAAGATTAAGTTTACTCTCAGGtgcagtggcgcacgcctttggtcccagcacttgggaggaagaggcaggtggatctcttgtgtgtttaatgccagcctggtctacagagtgagtttcaggacaatcaCTACTTCACATggggaccctatctcaaaacaagaatAAGTTTACTGGAGCTAGAAAGATgtctcagccggtaagagcactggctgctgttacAGAAGAtgtaagttcaattcccagcagccacgtggaggctcacaactgtatctccagttctaggagatccagttttcttctggcttcagtgagcGTCAGgtgtgcatgtgatgcacagaaacacataaaCCTTAAATACTGATACCAGTTTCACTGCATGTCTTCCGGTGGCAACGAAAGAGGTTTGGCAGAGCACTCAGGGCTAAAGACTGAGGCCCAGACTGGCACCGGCACACCAACACCTTTTCCTTACACTGTGCATTAGCACCTGTAGTGTGCAAAGGGAGCTAAAGTAGGAGGGGCCTTGCCTGTGCAGCAAACAGCACAGCAAGTCCAGGGCATAGGGACATTTATATTTGTCACAGGTTCCCAGGGGACTGCAAACTAGACAGGATGAATGGTCAcagtttaatttgtgttttcatttggtttaagatttattttccttctgtgtctatgaatgttttgcctacaagcTTGTATGTGTACTGGATGTGTGCTTGGCaccaacagaggccagaggagggcactagagcccttggaactggagttacattaGGAGCTGCTGTATTgagtgctgggtactgaacttgggtcctctgcaagagctgttaatgctcctaaccactgagctatcttccccagccccagcttGTTAAAGTTcttaaagttgtttatcagtgtGATAGCTGGCTAGTGATCATTAATTTTGAGCCATATTGCAAGGATTACCAAATGTAtagataatttttcaaaattttttattagctttatccactttattttatgtatgagtgttttgcctgcatgtatgtctgtgcagcaaATGTATCATCGCACCCTCAGAGGTTCGACGATGGCATTGGGTGTGAGCCCGTGGAGCTGaggctacagatggttgtaagctaccacgTGGATGCTAGaagtgaacccagggcttctgcgagtgttcttaactgctcagtcatctctccagcccccttagaTAATACTTTATTGTGTATTATTTGCTTACTTAGGAAAGGGAAGTGTCAAATTGTGTGTGCTAGGTTCAAGAGCAGGGTAAGTGTAAAGAGGGACAAGGGTTAGAAGATCTCTAAGGTGACCTGCCAGGTGGGGCTGAGGGGGAGAAGCCTGATACTAGAGAGAAGTCTGTTGTAAAAAcaattcccctcccccaagtttATGAAAGTGCTTTATGCGGAACTTCCTGCTTGGCAGAGCATTGTCTCTTGACTGGCTGGGGCCAGGATGGATCATCTGTAGGGCTGAACCACAGAAGAGGAGGGAATAGGGCTTCCACAGTCCTGAGTCAGCTTTCCAGGGAGGGTTTATGTTTGAACTGAACCTTGGCTAGCTGGCTTTATGgtttcagagacagggagagggagagtgtgtGGAGAAGGCGTGGGCTGTGTGCAGGAGTGAGCGCAGCACTGAGAGACCAGGGCCTGGACAGTGtctgttgtttttagtttttcctgagacaggctttctctgtgtagtcctggaactctctctgttgaccaggctggccttgaactcactgagatccgcctgtctctgcctcctccagtgCTGTGACTGAAGGTGTTTGCCATCAGACCCATCAAACCTTGAGCAGGTTTTGGAGGGAATTAAGTGTGAGCTTGTTCTTCCATTTGTGGCAGGCGTCTTTGCTAGGGAGGATGCTGAGGGAAGACACCAAGCTTTTTCAGTCTTGAGTTTATATTCTAGGGCAAGGATTAGGCAAGGAAAGGATTGGCAAGATGATTATTGGTGCTGAGACTTGTCGGAGAAGAATAGCAGGTGTGCTTATGAGATGGTGGGAAGGGAAACATTGGTGTTGGATGGAGGGATGAGCCCACTGAGGCCCTGGGTGTGTGTAGGAGTGGGACTGCTCGGAGGGCAGCCAGCCCCTGGAGTGCAGCATTTGAACTCGGTAACCAAAGCTGTCATGAGCCCAGCTTCCTTGGCTTCATGATGTGCTCTGTAGTAGCACCTGCCATGAATTAGACAAAGCTGCTAAGGGCTGTGGAAgcatatgtctgtaatcctagcacctgagCTGGACTGTCACGAGTTCAAAACTAGACTGGGCTaaatagcaagtttcaggctagcctgcaCTAGAGTGAGATCATGTATCTAATGAAACTAATAAACAGattccctaccccatccccccaaaataaaggaaagaagaaagagccgGGCATCGTAGCTCAAGCCTGCGGTCCCAGCACCTggtgggtagaggcaggagaatctgatgTTGAGGTGAGGGAGCTGGGGAAGTGAGCACcgcaccctttccttccctcaagGTGAGGTCAGTGACTCCAGCCACTCTGCTGTGTTCTGGCATAGCAGTTCTGTGAGGGCGCACTGTCTGCGTGTGGAGCATGGCAGGTCCATATTTGCATACGTGCTTTAGAAGAGCCCTTGGCAGGAGGGTACAGAGTCACTGGATGGTGGAGTTTCTCATGTGCTCTTTCTAACCCAGGTTCTGGGAAAGGATCATCCTGATGTTGCCAAGCAGTTAAATAACTTGGCCTTGCTGTGCCAGAACCAGGGCAAGTACGAGGAGGTAGAGTATTACTACCAGAGGGCCCTGGAGATCTACCAGACGAAGCTAGGACCTGACGATCCCAACGTGGCCAAGACGAAAAATAACCTGGTATGCTGCGGATGAGCCATGGTTCTTCTGTAGATGGAAGCCCCCGTGTCTCTGCGTGGAGGCACTAAGCACTAAGCACTACTAAGCACTAAGTACTGTGTTTCCTTGAAGGCCTCCTGTTATCTGAAACAAGGGAAGTTCAAACAAGCAGAAACGCTGTACAAGGAGATTCTCACCCGCGCACACGAACGGGAGTTTGGATCTGTGGATGGTAAGAAGTACTCTAAGCAAATGTACTAAATGTATGTATTAAAAAGGTGGTTTTCACCTTGAAATTGGCAATACCCAAGTCCCCacagtacttttttcttttcttctttttttaaaggttttattattttatgttgttaCATTTacgtttctgtttctgtgaagggacaccatgcccaaggtaatttataaaaggaagcatttacttGGGGCTTACTTAGAGTTTCAGGGGATGAGTCTGTGACCATCAATCATGTCTGCAGCACTGGGGCAGCAGGCAATGGCGCTGGGGCAGCAGCGGAGAGCTTGCatctgatccacaggcaggagaGTGTGGACTTGTGAGAGGTTAATACACATCTCCAGGGACATTCCTCTCCCAGCAAGGGCACACACCTGCTAATCCTTCCAGAGTCTTAGCAACTGGGGACCTAACATCCCAGAGTGTGAGCCTAAAGAGTCTAATTTATTGGGTCTCCTTGAACTGCAGTTAGAGATGTTTGTGTGCCACCATATGGTAACATGTGTCAACGCTGTGTCCCCTGGAAGGTCACCCAGAGTCCCACCCTTGGAGCTGTTTTTCTAGCTTTTCCACACATTTTCCAGAGAGAAGTTAGtttgaattttagttttttaaaatatttgtttatttattccgTGTTATTTATGTGTACAAATGGAGGTTAGAAGCCATCCCAGATAGCTGGCACTTAAGCCAGGGCAATTCTCCTTTTTCCATGTCCCATCTTGCTCCAGGAGTGCTGGctcacaggtatgtgccaccacacccacctttcCCATGTGGCTCTGCTCTTGCTGGTTGAGCTAGctcgctggccttgaactgtctCCTAAGGACCAGTAGAAGGAAAGCTGTGTCCAGGCGggaaccttctctctctctctctctctctctctctctctctctctctctctctctctcttctctttctctctctctctctctctctttctctttctctttctctctctctctccctccctccctccctccctccttccttcctttctttctttctttaaagatttgtttatttttatatatttgattacactgtcactgtcttcagacacaccagaagagggcatcagaccccattacagatggttgtgagccaccatgtggttgttgggatttgaactcaggacctcctaaCTGCTGGGCTATTTCTACAGCCCTGGAACCTTTTCTTTGAGCCATTCATCCTGTCTAGTTTGCAGTCCCCTGGGAACCTGTGACAAATATAAATGTCCCTATGCCCTGGACTTGCTGCGCTGTTTGCTGCACAGGCAAGGCCCCTCCTACTTTAGATCCCTTTGCACACTACAGGTGCTAATGCACAGTGTAAGGAAAAGGTGTTGGTGTGCCGGTGCCAGTCTGGGCCTCAGTCTGTAGCCCTGAGTGCTCTGCCAAACCTCTTTCAGTGCCACCGGAAGACATGCAGTGAAACTGGTATTTTATAGGGTGTAAATTTCTGactcagggcctggagagatggctcagcagttaagggtgctGGCTGTACTTtgagaggtcctgcgttcaattctcagcactcacacaacagcttacaactgcctagatgggatctgatgtcttctggtgtgcagatgtgcatgcaGACCAGGCaaccatatacacaaataaaccTTAAGTTGCTGAATCAAAAACAATGTTTGtgttaaatgtttcctttccaaAGTGGTGTGAAATACTCAGACGACAATTATGAAAAGGTCACAGAATGGTTTCAGACGGGGTTTCTCTCAATtattacatgtacatgtgtggttCTTTTTCACTtaaggatttattatttatttgcttaaagcttatttttatgtgtctggggGTTTTACAGAGGCTAGCCTCTGTTCAGCGAGCAGGCATCACCACCTGGCATCCTCAGTGCTACACTCTTAGAGCTGTCTCCTTCCGGTGCCCTTGTCGGGCTTCCTCCAGGGTCAGTCAGCTTGACCTCAGACTTGGGCTGTGGGATGGTAGAGGCCAGTTGGTGTGGCCAGCAGGCTGTCTAGGGAGACAACTCTGGGTGTGGCTGAAAGCTTACCCTGCTGCACTGAGTAAGTCAGAGCGAGTGAGAGATGCCAGGGGTCAGCCTGCATTCTCCACATGCATGTTCGCCCGTGTACATGCTCACTTCCACATGTGTGACCACATGCATGcgaaacatatatacacatgcacatcacacatgtacacacacttggaagaacagaaaaaaatctctgagaaggctcatacaaaaaaaaaaacccaacaagataAAACCTTGCAGTCACTGACAGTCACAGGCTGCTCAGTGgttactgtgtagccttggttttCCTGAAactcctatgtagaccaggctagcctagaacttacagcaatctgcctgactctgcttcccaagtgctgggattaaggttatgtaccatctcacctgccccaaatttcttttctctcctcctcctcctcctccttctcctcctcctcctcctcctcttcttcttttttgaggttgggtttctctgtagtcctgccTATttctggaactcaagagatctgcctgtctgagTGCCGCCATCATCAACTGGGTTTTCTGTTCTACAGCttacattgtttttcttccctAGACGAGAACAAGCCCATTTGGATGCACGCCGAGGAGAGAGAGGAGTGCAAAGtaaggctgtgctgtgctgcctggAGGGTGGGCAGGGTGGGGCCTGGAGGGCAGGCAGGGCGGGGCACCACCGCTCACTCACCTGACTTCTCTCTGCCATTAGGGCAAGCAGAAGGATGGGTCGTCTTTTGGAGAGTATGGCGGCTGGTATAAAGCCTGCAAAGTGGACAGGTGAGTCTGCCCAGGCCAAACCCTAGACAGCAGGAATGGCTGTGCTGGACCGGTGTGAGAGCCTAGTCCCATGGCCCCCATTTCCCCATCGTTAAAGCCTGACCACTGAGCTGGCTGGCCAGGACAGACTTGTCCTCTGACCGGCACACGAGTCTTTGCTCATGCATACCTATATGTAGGTATTATACTGGTAATAATACTAACAATTagtaaaataaagaagcaagcaagcatgcagGCCTGGTGATGCATATCTGcaatctcagtacttgagaggcaggtgCAGACAGACCTGTTAGATGAGGTTGAGGCTAATATAAGGAGttctagggctacatagtgagaccctgtctccaaaacaacaacaacaacaacatcatcaacaacaaaaggcaaaaatCCCTGCGGCACCAAACCTGCCTGTTTTCCCCAGTGAGACCATATCCATTTACCTACCGTCCAGTCCCTGCGGCAGGGTGGATGCTGGCTATCAGTGCTTTTTATTGACAAACACCTAGTTGGAGGAGAAAGGCTACCTAGCCAGGACTGCCTTAGGCAGCTGTCCATATGCTCAGGGTGACATGGACACACCCTTGCCTCTCTGAGGCGAGTGTCAGCACCTGGAGCACACACTGGCCTGTGCCCCGGGTGCCCCCTGGGTGCCATGCCCGTGGCTGGCCTAGAGCCTACTGCCTGCCCCGGCCTTGCCGGCCTGCCTTTTAGGCTCAGCTTCCTCCTCACCCACATCAACAGAGCTTGTTAGACTCCAGTTTGTCAGAGTGTCTTCTTCTGGGTCCCCATCGAGCTCACTACAGAATTCACCTTTTTGCCTGAGGGACATGCGGGTGCTATCTTTATTCCTGTAGCTGAGATGCCTACCATTAGTGAGAGGAAGCCATCTCTCAGAATAAAGATTGGCACCAAAACAAGGccaggctatttatttatttaattaatttaatttaatttttttttgagacaggatttctc
Above is a genomic segment from Mus pahari chromosome 7, PAHARI_EIJ_v1.1, whole genome shotgun sequence containing:
- the Klc1 gene encoding kinesin light chain 1 isoform X5; its protein translation is MYDNMSTMVYIKEEKLEKLTQDEIISKTKQVIQGLEALKNEHNSILQSLLETLKCLKKDDESNLVEEKSSMIRKSLEMLELGLSEAQVMMALSNHLNAVESEKQKLRAQVRRLCQENQWLRDELTNTQQKLQKSEQSVAQLEEEKKHLEFMNQLKKYDDDISPSEDKDSDSAKEPLDDLFPNDEDEPGQGIQQQHSSAAAAAQQGGYEIPARLRTLHNLVIQYASQGRYEVAVPLCKQALEDLEKTSGHDHPDVATMLNILALVYRDQNKYKDAANLLNDALAIREKTLGRDHPAVAATLNNLAVLYGKRGKYKEAEPLCKRALEIREKVLGKDHPDVAKQLNNLALLCQNQGKYEEVEYYYQRALEIYQTKLGPDDPNVAKTKNNLASCYLKQGKFKQAETLYKEILTRAHEREFGSVDDENKPIWMHAEEREECKGKQKDGSSFGEYGGWYKACKVDSPTVTTTLKNLGALYRRQGKFEAAETLEEAAMRSRKQGLDNVHKQRVAEVLNDPENMEKRRSRESLNVDVVKYESGPDGGEEVSMSVEWNGGILRRASLCGKRQQQPRRR
- the Klc1 gene encoding kinesin light chain 1 isoform X6; translation: MYDNMSTMVYIKEEKLEKLTQDEIISKTKQVIQGLEALKNEHNSILQSLLETLKCLKKDDESNLVEEKSSMIRKSLEMLELGLSEAQVMMALSNHLNAVESEKQKLRAQVRRLCQENQWLRDELTNTQQKLQKSEQSVAQLEEEKKHLEFMNQLKKYDDDISPSEDKDSDSAKEPLDDLFPNDEDEPGQGIQQQHSSAAAAAQQGGYEIPARLRTLHNLVIQYASQGRYEVAVPLCKQALEDLEKTSGHDHPDVATMLNILALVYRDQNKYKDAANLLNDALAIREKTLGRDHPAVAATLNNLAVLYGKRGKYKEAEPLCKRALEIREKVLGKDHPDVAKQLNNLALLCQNQGKYEEVEYYYQRALEIYQTKLGPDDPNVAKTKNNLASCYLKQGKFKQAETLYKEILTRAHEREFGSVDDENKPIWMHAEEREECKGKQKDGSSFGEYGGWYKACKVDSPTVTTTLKNLGALYRRQGKFEAAETLEEAAMRSRKQRVAEVLNDPENMEKRRSRESLNVDVVKYESGPDGGEEVSMSVEWNGGILRRASLCGKRQQQPRRR
- the Klc1 gene encoding kinesin light chain 1 isoform X14, producing the protein MYDNMSTMVYIKEEKLEKLTQDEIISKTKQVIQGLEALKNEHNSILQSLLETLKCLKKDDESNLVEEKSSMIRKSLEMLELGLSEAQVMMALSNHLNAVESEKQKLRAQVRRLCQENQWLRDELTNTQQKLQKSEQSVAQLEEEKKHLEFMNQLKKYDDDISPSEDKDSDSAKEPLDDLFPNDEDEPGQGIQQQHSSAAAAAQQGGYEIPARLRTLHNLVIQYASQGRYEVAVPLCKQALEDLEKTSGHDHPDVATMLNILALVYRDQNKYKDAANLLNDALAIREKTLGRDHPAVAATLNNLAVLYGKRGKYKEAEPLCKRALEIREKVLGKDHPDVAKQLNNLALLCQNQGKYEEVEYYYQRALEIYQTKLGPDDPNVAKTKNNLASCYLKQGKFKQAETLYKEILTRAHEREFGSVDDENKPIWMHAEEREECKGKQKDGSSFGEYGGWYKACKVDSPTVTTTLKNLGALYRRQGKFEAAETLEEAAMRSRKQGLDNVHKQRVAEVLNDPENMEKRRSRESLNVDVVKYESGPDGGEEA
- the Klc1 gene encoding kinesin light chain 1 isoform X9, with amino-acid sequence MYDNMSTMVYIKEEKLEKLTQDEIISKTKQVIQGLEALKNEHNSILQSLLETLKCLKKDDESNLVEEKSSMIRKSLEMLELGLSEAQVMMALSNHLNAVESEKQKLRAQVRRLCQENQWLRDELTNTQQKLQKSEQSVAQLEEEKKHLEFMNQLKKYDDDISPSEDKDSDSAKEPLDDLFPNDEDEPGQGIQQQHSSAAAAAQQGGYEIPARLRTLHNLVIQYASQGRYEVAVPLCKQALEDLEKTSGHDHPDVATMLNILALVYRDQNKYKDAANLLNDALAIREKTLGRDHPAVAATLNNLAVLYGKRGKYKEAEPLCKRALEIREKVLGKDHPDVAKQLNNLALLCQNQGKYEEVEYYYQRALEIYQTKLGPDDPNVAKTKNNLASCYLKQGKFKQAETLYKEILTRAHEREFGSVDDENKPIWMHAEEREECKGKQKDGSSFGEYGGWYKACKVDSPTVTTTLKNLGALYRRQGKFEAAETLEEAAMRSRKQRVAEVLNDPENMEKRRSRESLNVDVVKYESGPDGGEEVSMSVEWNGMRKMKLGLVK
- the Klc1 gene encoding kinesin light chain 1 isoform X13, whose protein sequence is MYDNMSTMVYIKEEKLEKLTQDEIISKTKQVIQGLEALKNEHNSILQSLLETLKCLKKDDESNLVEEKSSMIRKSLEMLELGLSEAQVMMALSNHLNAVESEKQKLRAQVRRLCQENQWLRDELTNTQQKLQKSEQSVAQLEEEKKHLEFMNQLKKYDDDISPSEDKDSDSAKEPLDDLFPNDEDEPGQGIQQQHSSAAAAAQQGGYEIPARLRTLHNLVIQYASQGRYEVAVPLCKQALEDLEKTSGHDHPDVATMLNILALVYRDQNKYKDAANLLNDALAIREKTLGRDHPAVAATLNNLAVLYGKRGKYKEAEPLCKRALEIREKVLGKDHPDVAKQLNNLALLCQNQGKYEEVEYYYQRALEIYQTKLGPDDPNVAKTKNNLASCYLKQGKFKQAETLYKEILTRAHEREFGSVDDENKPIWMHAEEREECKGKQKDGSSFGEYGGWYKACKVDSPTVTTTLKNLGALYRRQGKFEAAETLEEAAMRSRKQRVAEVLNDPENMEKRRSRESLNVDVVKYESGPDGGEEVSMSVEWNGA
- the Klc1 gene encoding kinesin light chain 1 isoform X12 — translated: MYDNMSTMVYIKEEKLEKLTQDEIISKTKQVIQGLEALKNEHNSILQSLLETLKCLKKDDESNLVEEKSSMIRKSLEMLELGLSEAQVMMALSNHLNAVESEKQKLRAQVRRLCQENQWLRDELTNTQQKLQKSEQSVAQLEEEKKHLEFMNQLKKYDDDISPSEDKDSDSAKEPLDDLFPNDEDEPGQGIQQQHSSAAAAAQQGGYEIPARLRTLHNLVIQYASQGRYEVAVPLCKQALEDLEKTSGHDHPDVATMLNILALVYRDQNKYKDAANLLNDALAIREKTLGRDHPAVAATLNNLAVLYGKRGKYKEAEPLCKRALEIREKVLGKDHPDVAKQLNNLALLCQNQGKYEEVEYYYQRALEIYQTKLGPDDPNVAKTKNNLASCYLKQGKFKQAETLYKEILTRAHEREFGSVDDENKPIWMHAEEREECKGKQKDGSSFGEYGGWYKACKVDSPTVTTTLKNLGALYRRQGKFEAAETLEEAAMRSRKQRVAEVLNDPENMEKRRSRESLNVDVVKYESGPDGGEEMRKMKLGLVK
- the Klc1 gene encoding kinesin light chain 1 isoform X15 produces the protein MYDNMSTMVYIKEEKLEKLTQDEIISKTKQVIQGLEALKNEHNSILQSLLETLKCLKKDDESNLVEEKSSMIRKSLEMLELGLSEAQVMMALSNHLNAVESEKQKLRAQVRRLCQENQWLRDELTNTQQKLQKSEQSVAQLEEEKKHLEFMNQLKKYDDDISPSEDKDSDSAKEPLDDLFPNDEDEPGQGIQQQHSSAAAAAQQGGYEIPARLRTLHNLVIQYASQGRYEVAVPLCKQALEDLEKTSGHDHPDVATMLNILALVYRDQNKYKDAANLLNDALAIREKTLGRDHPAVAATLNNLAVLYGKRGKYKEAEPLCKRALEIREKVLGKDHPDVAKQLNNLALLCQNQGKYEEVEYYYQRALEIYQTKLGPDDPNVAKTKNNLASCYLKQGKFKQAETLYKEILTRAHEREFGSVDDENKPIWMHAEEREECKGKQKDGSSFGEYGGWYKACKVDSPTVTTTLKNLGALYRRQGKFEAAETLEEAAMRSRKQRVAEVLNDPENMEKRRSRESLNVDVVKYESGPDGGEEA
- the Klc1 gene encoding kinesin light chain 1 isoform X11, coding for MYDNMSTMVYIKEEKLEKLTQDEIISKTKQVIQGLEALKNEHNSILQSLLETLKCLKKDDESNLVEEKSSMIRKSLEMLELGLSEAQVMMALSNHLNAVESEKQKLRAQVRRLCQENQWLRDELTNTQQKLQKSEQSVAQLEEEKKHLEFMNQLKKYDDDISPSEDKDSDSAKEPLDDLFPNDEDEPGQGIQQQHSSAAAAAQQGGYEIPARLRTLHNLVIQYASQGRYEVAVPLCKQALEDLEKTSGHDHPDVATMLNILALVYRDQNKYKDAANLLNDALAIREKTLGRDHPAVAATLNNLAVLYGKRGKYKEAEPLCKRALEIREKVLGKDHPDVAKQLNNLALLCQNQGKYEEVEYYYQRALEIYQTKLGPDDPNVAKTKNNLASCYLKQGKFKQAETLYKEILTRAHEREFGSVDDENKPIWMHAEEREECKGKQKDGSSFGEYGGWYKACKVDSPTVTTTLKNLGALYRRQGKFEAAETLEEAAMRSRKQGLDNVHKQRVAEVLNDPENMEKRRSRESLNVDVVKYESGPDGGEEVSMSVEWNGA